Proteins found in one Litorihabitans aurantiacus genomic segment:
- a CDS encoding Ig-like domain-containing protein encodes MYRATAAGAPLGTPLNSALLTTRTFADTTAVANTTYYYVVTAVDGAGNQSGRSNEVQGGWTFVPDTEAPVAPTALTQLPGDTSVTLTWAASTSTDTVGYRVKRSLEAGSANNGTVVSGTGLVTGTTYVDRSVTNGTTYFYSVVAVDGAGNVSAGSNEAISRPRVPNTTDVKVDFTAANAVPAAGYVADWGQSYGARTSANQGTGLTYGWVDEDGHALALTTNGRDRNRPGIDERLDSMLHMQYGDVDNGNGTNGVKTEGTWELAVPEGLYEVAVAVGDQMGASTYDSQHTINVEGSVGINSFQATAASEFRTTTVTVGVWDGRLTLDPKGGFNTKIAYVDVKAIEYANPHIWDVFPKNRSLDADTNGGVAATIKVPYAGYGVDDATMPGNVQLFRVSDNTPVAGSVNTSGGNDTVNFAPAEPLTPRTAYRFVVTSGVKDRLGNAWVPFESVFTTGAGVVDPGSSEFKPLTNIAFEKVELPIGNGKYWASFVFGPDGKLYGSTIGQGLYRFTVNADGTLTNMENLGYAGIAMIGLLFDQSSTAGDLRLWVTNTSPNVSNEQNQWASGISLLTGTNLQNRKQVFTEMPRSQSDHLTNSMTYGPNGDIYVLQGSNQAGGDLDGTWGQRGEQMLTAALLHFDPDHARVRAAVNDAEGDNPLSVKTAQGGTYDPFTTDAPLKIYATGIRNAYDLVYHSNGHIYVPTNGTAAGGNTPGVTYNSATNTYTRQAAAGIPGFASVNGQDVTAACRARDARDATYTPRSVPPTANVPTQRDHLYDVVEGGYYGHPNPTRCEWVLHEGNDPANPRSGAAAPRAVRPGTPPACCPSRTTRASRTTSSSTSPRTVRSSTRARRSAASSRTPSWSSASPTTTT; translated from the coding sequence GTGTACCGGGCCACCGCGGCCGGAGCGCCGCTCGGCACGCCGCTGAACAGCGCCCTGCTGACCACGCGGACCTTCGCCGACACCACGGCCGTCGCCAACACGACGTACTACTACGTGGTCACGGCCGTCGACGGCGCCGGCAACCAGTCCGGCAGGTCGAACGAGGTGCAGGGCGGGTGGACCTTCGTGCCCGACACCGAGGCGCCCGTCGCTCCCACGGCTCTGACCCAGCTCCCGGGTGACACCTCCGTCACCCTGACCTGGGCGGCGTCCACCTCGACGGACACGGTGGGCTACCGCGTCAAGCGGTCCCTCGAGGCCGGGTCGGCGAACAACGGCACGGTCGTCTCCGGCACCGGTCTCGTCACCGGCACCACCTACGTGGACCGGTCGGTCACGAACGGCACGACGTACTTCTACTCGGTCGTGGCGGTCGACGGGGCCGGCAACGTCTCCGCCGGCTCGAACGAGGCGATCTCGCGTCCCCGCGTCCCCAACACGACCGACGTGAAGGTCGACTTCACCGCGGCCAACGCCGTCCCCGCCGCCGGGTACGTGGCCGACTGGGGCCAGTCCTACGGTGCGCGCACGAGCGCGAACCAGGGCACCGGTCTGACCTACGGCTGGGTCGACGAGGACGGTCACGCCCTCGCGCTCACCACCAACGGTCGTGACCGCAACCGCCCGGGCATCGACGAGCGACTCGACTCGATGCTGCACATGCAGTACGGCGACGTCGACAACGGCAACGGCACCAACGGTGTCAAGACCGAGGGCACGTGGGAGCTCGCGGTGCCGGAGGGCCTCTACGAGGTCGCCGTCGCCGTCGGCGACCAGATGGGCGCGTCGACCTACGACTCCCAGCACACCATCAACGTCGAGGGCTCGGTGGGCATCAACTCCTTCCAGGCCACGGCGGCCTCGGAGTTCCGCACGACGACCGTGACGGTCGGTGTCTGGGACGGACGTCTGACGCTCGACCCCAAGGGTGGCTTCAACACGAAGATCGCCTACGTCGACGTCAAGGCGATCGAGTACGCCAACCCGCACATCTGGGACGTGTTCCCCAAGAACCGGTCGCTCGACGCCGACACCAACGGTGGCGTGGCTGCAACCATCAAGGTCCCCTACGCGGGCTACGGCGTCGACGACGCCACGATGCCCGGCAACGTCCAGCTGTTCCGCGTCTCCGACAACACCCCCGTCGCAGGCTCGGTCAACACCTCCGGCGGCAACGACACCGTGAACTTCGCGCCGGCGGAGCCGCTCACGCCCCGCACGGCGTACCGCTTCGTGGTGACCAGCGGCGTCAAGGACCGCCTCGGCAACGCCTGGGTGCCCTTCGAGTCGGTCTTCACGACCGGTGCCGGCGTCGTCGACCCGGGCAGCAGCGAGTTCAAGCCCCTCACGAACATCGCGTTCGAGAAGGTCGAGCTGCCGATCGGCAACGGCAAGTACTGGGCCTCGTTCGTCTTCGGCCCGGACGGCAAGCTGTACGGCTCGACCATCGGTCAGGGCCTGTACCGCTTCACCGTGAACGCCGACGGCACGCTGACGAACATGGAGAACCTCGGCTACGCGGGGATCGCCATGATCGGCCTCCTGTTCGACCAGAGCTCGACGGCGGGTGACCTCAGGCTGTGGGTCACCAACACCTCGCCGAACGTCTCCAACGAGCAGAACCAGTGGGCCAGCGGCATCAGCCTGCTCACCGGCACGAACCTGCAGAACCGCAAGCAGGTCTTCACCGAGATGCCGCGCTCGCAGTCCGACCACCTGACGAACTCGATGACGTACGGTCCGAACGGCGACATCTACGTCCTCCAGGGGTCGAACCAGGCCGGCGGCGACCTCGACGGCACGTGGGGCCAGCGCGGTGAGCAGATGCTCACGGCCGCACTGCTCCACTTCGACCCCGACCACGCCCGGGTCCGCGCGGCCGTCAACGACGCCGAGGGTGACAACCCGCTCTCGGTCAAGACGGCGCAGGGCGGCACGTACGACCCCTTCACCACGGACGCCCCGCTCAAGATCTACGCGACCGGCATCCGCAACGCCTACGACCTCGTGTACCACTCGAACGGCCACATCTACGTGCCCACGAACGGCACGGCGGCCGGCGGCAACACGCCCGGTGTCACCTACAACAGCGCGACGAACACCTACACGCGTCAGGCAGCCGCCGGCATCCCCGGCTTCGCCTCGGTGAACGGTCAGGACGTCACGGCGGCCTGCCGGGCGCGCGACGCGCGGGACGCGACGTACACGCCGCGCTCCGTGCCTCCCACGGCCAACGTCCCGACGCAGCGCGACCACCTCTACGACGTCGTCGAGGGCGGCTACTACGGCCACCCGAACCCGACGCGGTGCGAGTGGGTCCTGCACGAGGGCAACGACCCGGCCAACCCCCGAAGTGGGGCGGCGGCGCCTCGGGCCGTGAGACCAGGTACGCCTCCGGCGTGCTGCCCGAGTCGAACTACAAGGGCGTCGCGTACGACTTCGAGTTCAACAAGTCCCCGAACGGTGCGATCGAGTACAAGAGCTCGACGTTCGGCGGCCAGCTCGAGAACGCCCTCGTGGTCGTCCGCTTCTCCAACAACAACGACCTGA
- a CDS encoding PA14 domain-containing protein — protein sequence MPRTAPVGTIRGPARTRRLVTRAVAALSATAVTLTVVASAVPAAAVPIAEVPQDPTTWASAPYSPLTGAAVTPDNDVVLEFTGTDGGLNAAGDVATGFSLVQPASAKITASDPAQRTAYLPQNLAVSGGRLTVTATKGIAFLVNGPTGNDVTKNKQDNTLGVPLDTVDKKVRLTTTLQLPDAATSAAQAGLWFGPTDDNYVKFVVAAPDANGRQIQLISEVNGSANTDASNTTTQKLFSTTRTTIAGSTPVTLTLDVDGTSNTATGTYAIGSGASVAIGTIPVPRNFVDGALVQGNLKAAGVTGVGGVFATKRNMPDATAIAVPFERFTAAQLDTTPPAAVGNLTAAAATDSTPLAWTAPADTDLAGYRVYRSATTPVPTTGTGLGGAAPLTGTTFTDNDTFVGQTWNYAVVAVDASGNVSPAATVAATSPAPEGEPVAKIDFTTAAGAAATGYTKNSGAPYTASAGAGWVTADDATPFDFAANTRVRTADAGQQSDPRLLSIIHMAYGEATPPGTAGVNGERGVYVQDVPNGTYTVVAAVGDTSAGNYNSTHTLTVEGETLVADVKPTATSGAQFEQGVATVEVTDGQLTIEPGGINTKLSFLEISRVADAVEAPLAPQGVTATLGADRTSATLAWSAVDGAEEYEVFRSSTSPVATTGRPLAAGLTEPTFADTGLSVGSTYHYVVVARNDGGASPASAEATLQVPAAPVAPGAPTDLAAALGANNASVSLTWATAADVTWNVFRSTTSPVATDGAPLNAAPLTASAFSDTTVAAGTTYHYAVVAVGSTGLVSGASNEASAAIPAAPVAPAAPVLSGSLQGSNAALTWAGVQGATTYDLYRSTSATVAVTGTPLASGLTGTSYTDSTVAADSTYRYALVAVGAGGRSGASNTVSVTVPGGGPEVCATNRWSVQYFAGRALAGVPIAKDCVATIDQAHASGVALGNGVPAAEYSARFTTTVDRGAGTYTFTAVHDDGMRLYVDGSLVINAWAASNGKEVKTASVDLAAGPHQVVVEYYQGRSAARLKVDMTYSAGEPPATCAATRWTTQYFAGRNLAGVPIAEDCLTVIDQGHAAGGTIRDGVPSTEYSARFTSTLNQGAGTYTFTASNDDGLRIIVDGTTVLDAWFASHQRDVRTAKVDLGSGPHTVVVEYYQGKSAARVKVDVAFTAGAEPPVCATTRWSGTYFAGRALAGAPIAETCTSALDLAHASGVAPGNGIPAAEYSARFTRTIDEGAGSYTFTALHDDGMRLRVDGTLVIDAWFASNGKEPRTATVQLGNGPHTLVVEYYQGKSAAKLKVEHTRSGADTAPPPRRPA from the coding sequence ATGCCCAGAACTGCCCCGGTCGGCACGATCCGCGGGCCGGCCCGCACCCGCCGGCTCGTGACTCGTGCGGTCGCCGCACTCTCGGCGACCGCCGTCACGCTCACGGTCGTGGCGTCCGCCGTCCCGGCCGCCGCGGTGCCGATCGCCGAGGTCCCGCAGGACCCGACCACGTGGGCCTCGGCCCCGTACTCGCCGCTCACCGGAGCCGCGGTGACCCCCGACAACGACGTCGTGCTGGAGTTCACCGGTACCGACGGCGGCCTGAACGCCGCCGGCGACGTGGCCACCGGTTTCAGCCTCGTCCAGCCGGCCAGCGCCAAGATCACCGCGAGCGACCCCGCGCAGCGCACCGCGTACCTGCCCCAGAACCTCGCGGTCTCGGGCGGCCGACTCACCGTGACGGCGACCAAGGGCATCGCCTTCCTCGTCAACGGTCCGACCGGCAACGACGTGACGAAGAACAAGCAGGACAACACCCTGGGGGTCCCGCTCGACACGGTCGACAAGAAGGTCCGCCTCACGACCACGCTCCAGCTGCCGGACGCCGCCACGAGCGCGGCGCAGGCCGGTCTCTGGTTCGGCCCCACGGACGACAACTACGTGAAGTTCGTCGTCGCGGCACCCGACGCCAACGGCCGTCAGATCCAGCTCATCAGCGAGGTCAACGGCTCGGCCAACACCGACGCCAGCAACACCACCACCCAGAAGCTCTTCAGCACGACCAGGACCACGATCGCCGGCTCGACGCCGGTGACGCTCACGCTCGACGTCGACGGCACGAGCAACACGGCTACCGGCACCTACGCCATCGGCAGCGGCGCGAGCGTGGCCATCGGCACCATCCCGGTGCCGCGGAACTTCGTCGACGGCGCCCTGGTCCAGGGCAACCTGAAGGCGGCGGGCGTCACCGGTGTCGGCGGCGTGTTCGCGACCAAGCGCAACATGCCCGACGCCACGGCGATCGCCGTGCCGTTCGAACGATTCACCGCCGCGCAGCTCGACACCACGCCGCCCGCCGCCGTCGGCAACCTGACCGCTGCGGCCGCCACCGACTCGACCCCGCTGGCGTGGACGGCCCCGGCCGACACCGACCTGGCCGGCTACCGCGTCTACCGGTCCGCCACCACGCCCGTTCCCACCACCGGCACCGGGCTCGGCGGCGCGGCGCCGCTGACCGGCACGACCTTCACCGACAACGACACCTTCGTCGGTCAGACGTGGAACTACGCCGTCGTCGCGGTCGACGCCTCGGGCAACGTCTCCCCGGCCGCGACCGTCGCGGCCACGAGCCCCGCTCCCGAGGGCGAACCCGTCGCGAAGATCGACTTCACCACCGCGGCCGGCGCGGCCGCGACCGGCTACACGAAGAACTCCGGCGCGCCGTACACGGCATCCGCAGGTGCCGGCTGGGTCACGGCGGACGACGCCACCCCGTTCGACTTCGCCGCCAACACACGGGTGCGCACCGCGGACGCGGGCCAGCAGAGCGACCCCCGCCTGCTGTCGATCATCCACATGGCGTACGGGGAGGCGACGCCTCCCGGGACGGCCGGCGTGAACGGTGAGCGCGGGGTCTACGTCCAGGACGTCCCGAACGGGACCTACACCGTCGTCGCGGCGGTCGGGGACACCTCGGCGGGCAACTACAACAGCACTCACACGCTGACGGTCGAGGGCGAGACGCTCGTCGCCGACGTCAAGCCCACCGCGACCTCCGGGGCCCAGTTCGAGCAGGGCGTCGCGACGGTCGAGGTCACCGACGGCCAGCTCACGATCGAACCCGGCGGGATCAACACCAAGCTGTCGTTCCTCGAGATCTCCCGGGTCGCCGACGCCGTCGAGGCTCCCCTCGCCCCGCAGGGCGTGACGGCCACGCTCGGCGCCGACAGGACGTCGGCCACGCTCGCCTGGTCCGCGGTCGACGGCGCGGAGGAGTACGAGGTCTTCCGGTCATCGACGTCGCCCGTCGCCACCACCGGCCGGCCCCTGGCCGCCGGGCTCACCGAGCCCACGTTCGCGGACACCGGCCTGAGCGTCGGCAGCACGTACCACTACGTCGTCGTCGCGAGGAACGACGGCGGAGCCTCCCCGGCCTCGGCCGAGGCCACCCTGCAGGTCCCCGCGGCGCCGGTCGCCCCGGGTGCCCCGACCGACCTGGCCGCCGCGCTCGGCGCCAACAACGCGTCGGTCAGCCTCACGTGGGCCACCGCGGCGGACGTCACGTGGAACGTGTTCCGCTCCACCACCTCGCCCGTCGCCACCGACGGCGCCCCGCTGAACGCCGCGCCGCTCACGGCCTCGGCGTTCTCGGACACCACCGTCGCCGCCGGCACCACGTACCACTACGCGGTCGTCGCGGTCGGCAGCACCGGACTCGTCTCCGGCGCCTCGAACGAGGCTTCTGCCGCGATCCCGGCTGCACCGGTCGCCCCCGCGGCGCCCGTCCTGTCCGGCTCGCTCCAGGGCAGCAACGCCGCCCTGACCTGGGCCGGTGTCCAGGGTGCGACCACGTACGACCTGTACCGCTCGACGTCGGCCACGGTCGCCGTCACGGGAACGCCCCTCGCGTCCGGTCTCACGGGCACGAGCTACACCGACTCGACGGTCGCTGCCGACTCCACCTACCGCTACGCGCTCGTCGCGGTCGGTGCGGGCGGTCGCTCGGGTGCCTCCAACACCGTGTCCGTCACGGTGCCCGGTGGTGGACCCGAGGTGTGTGCCACGAACCGGTGGTCGGTGCAGTACTTCGCCGGACGCGCCCTGGCCGGCGTGCCGATCGCGAAGGACTGCGTCGCGACGATCGACCAGGCCCACGCCTCGGGCGTCGCCCTCGGGAACGGCGTTCCCGCGGCCGAGTACTCGGCCCGCTTCACCACCACGGTGGACCGCGGCGCCGGGACCTACACCTTCACCGCCGTGCACGACGACGGCATGCGCCTCTACGTCGACGGCTCGCTCGTCATCAACGCCTGGGCCGCCTCGAACGGCAAGGAGGTCAAGACAGCGTCGGTCGACCTGGCAGCGGGGCCCCACCAGGTCGTCGTGGAGTACTACCAGGGAAGGTCCGCAGCGCGACTCAAGGTCGACATGACCTACTCGGCCGGTGAGCCACCGGCCACCTGCGCCGCCACGAGGTGGACCACCCAGTACTTCGCCGGTCGCAACCTCGCCGGAGTCCCGATCGCCGAGGACTGCCTCACGGTGATCGACCAGGGTCACGCCGCCGGCGGCACGATCCGTGACGGGGTGCCCTCCACCGAGTACTCGGCACGCTTCACCTCGACCCTGAACCAGGGTGCCGGCACGTACACCTTCACCGCCTCCAACGACGACGGGCTCCGGATCATCGTCGACGGCACCACCGTGCTGGACGCCTGGTTCGCCTCCCACCAGCGCGACGTCCGCACCGCCAAGGTCGACCTCGGGTCCGGCCCGCACACGGTCGTGGTGGAGTACTACCAGGGCAAGTCAGCCGCACGCGTCAAGGTCGACGTCGCCTTCACCGCCGGCGCCGAGCCGCCGGTCTGCGCCACCACCAGGTGGTCGGGTACCTACTTCGCGGGCCGCGCCCTCGCCGGCGCCCCGATCGCGGAGACCTGCACCAGCGCGCTCGACCTCGCCCACGCCTCGGGCGTCGCACCCGGCAACGGCATCCCCGCTGCCGAGTACTCCGCCCGCTTCACGCGGACCATCGACGAGGGCGCCGGCAGCTACACGTTCACGGCGCTCCACGACGACGGCATGCGCCTGCGCGTCGACGGCACGCTCGTGATCGACGCGTGGTTCGCATCGAACGGCAAGGAGCCGCGCACGGCCACCGTCCAGCTCGGCAACGGACCGCACACGCTCGTCGTCGAGTACTACCAGGGCAAGTCCGCCGCCAAGCTGAAGGTCGAGCACACTCGCAGCGGTGCGGACACCGCACCCCCACCGCGCCGACCGGCCTGA